In Truepera sp., the sequence CTGATGAAGTTGCCCGAACGTGGCGCTGACGAGCTTGCCGTAATCGGCGTTGAAAAGGCGTCGAGCGCCTCTGACGAAGCTACTGGCATACACGAAGCGCGGAGGTACGACGAGGCTCCTATCGCCGGACCGACCCGACGTGCGCCCTCCGCTTCCAAGGTGCGTCAGGGGTGCTACACTCCTGCGTCGCGACGCCCTGGCCGGAGCAGAAGGCGTGCGGCGGAAGGAACGTGCCAGCATGTCCTCAACCCTCTCGAAGATCGTCGCCGCCTTAGTCCTCGTCGCCTGGTTGGTCGTTGCCGGCCTCGGCGGGCCGTACTTCGGGCGGCTGTCGGAGGTGACCACGCAGTCGGCCACCAGCTTCCTTCCCGCCACGGCGGAATCCACGCGCGTTACCGAGTTGCAGCAGGCGTTCGCGCAGGACTCGAACCCTCCCGCCATCCTCGTCTACCACTCGCCGGACGGCCTCAGCCCGGAGACGCAGGCGAAATTGCGGGACCAACTCGCGGCCATCGCGAAGCTCGAAGGGGTGCAGCAGACCTCGCCGCTCATCCCGTCGGCGGACCGCAACGCGGCCGGCGAGCCCTACGCCCTGCAGGCCTTCGTGCTCCTGGGTGGTGACCCCGGCGACGCGGTGGAGCGCATCCGCGCCCTCAACCGCGAGCAGGTGGGGAACGTCGAGGCGTACGTGACCGGGCCGGCCGGGCAGCTGGCGGACATCCGCGACGCGTTCTCGGGCATCGACGGGATCTTGCTGCTGGTCGCGGTGCTGGCGGTGCTGCTCATCCTGATAGTCGTTTACCGCAGCCCGGTGCTGCCGTTCGTGGTGCTGTTCAGCGCGATAGCGGCGTTGGCGGGCGCCATCGTGGCCGTCTTCTACATGGCCCAGGCGGGCGTCATCAAACTGGACGCCCAGGCGCAGGGGATCTTGTTCATCCTGGTCATCGGCGCCGCCACCGACTACTCGCTGCTGCTCACCGCCCGCTACCGCGAGGCCCTGCTCGAGAACGAGAGCTCGCTGAAGGCGTTGAGGGTGGCTTGGCTCGGCAGCGTGGAGCCGGTGCTTGCCTCGGGCGGCACCGTCATCGCGGGCCTGTTGTGCCTGCTTTTCTCCGACCTCAACTCCAACAAGGCGGTGGGGCCGGTGGCGGCCTCGGGCATCGTCTTCGCCCTGTTGTCGGCCCTCACGCTGTTGCCGGCGCTGTTGGCGCTCCTGGGCCGCCGCGCGTTCTTCCCGAGTGCACCGCGCTACCATGCCGCCCCCAGCCACGGGGTGGGCTTCTGGGACGGCATCGGCCGGGCGGTGGCCAACCGGCCGCGCGTGCTCTGGGGCGCCACGCTCGCGGTCCTCGTCGTGTTGGCGCTGTTCGTGCCGCAGTTCCGCGCCAGCGGCATCTCGCAGAACGACTTCATTCTGGGCGCCTCGGAGGCGCGCTCGGGCGAGAACGTGCGCGCCGAGTACTTCGTAGCGGGCTCGGGTACCCCGGTCATAGTCATGACCAGCCCGGAGGAATCGGACGCCGTGATGGCGGCCGTTGCCGAGGTGCCCGGCGTCGAGAGCGTTACGCCGCGCGCGGCCGGCTCGGGCGCCCCGACGCGGCCCGGTGAGTCCGCCAAGCCCGCAGTGGTGACCGTCGACGGGCGCAGCTGGGTAGAGTTGCAGGCCACCCTGTCGTACTCGGAGGACAGCGAGGAAGCGCTCGACACGGTGCGGACGCTGCGCACGGCGGTGAGGGCCGAGGACCCCGGCGCGCTGGTGGGCGGCGGCAGCGCGGCGAACTTAGACACGCGCGACACGGCGCGCAGCGACCTCTTCAAGATCATCCCCATCGTGCTGCTCGTCATCACGGTCGTCCTTGTGCTGCTGCTCAGGTCGATACTGGCGCCCGTGCTGCTCGTGGCCTCGACCGTCATCTCGTACCTCGCCACGCTCGGGGTCTCGGCGCTCGTCTTCAACCACATCTTCCACTTCCCGGGCGCCGACCCGAGCGTGCCGCTCTTCGGCTTCGTGTTCCTCGTGGCCCTTGGCATCGACTACAACATCTTCCTTTCCAGCCGCATCCGCGAGGAGGCGCTGGCGCACGGCAGCCGCGAGGGGGTGCTGCGCGGGCTGCGCCTCACCGGCAACGTGATCACGTCGGCGGGGGTGGTGTTGGCCGCCACCTTCGCGGCGCTCGCCGTGCTGCCCATCATCTTCATGGCGCAGATCGCGTTCATCGTCTCGTTCGGGGTGCTGCTGGACACCTTCGTCGTGCGCTCGCTGCTGGTGCCCGGCCTGCTCTACGACCTCGGCGGCGCGGTGTGGTGGCCGTGGCGGCTGAGGAGTGACGCGGGGGAGAGGGAGGCGCGGGTCAAGGCGGCCGAGGGCGAGGCGCACTGACACGCCGAGGGCGCGGTGCGCCGACACGCCGGCCGTGCGCGGTAGCGGCCCCGGTCCGACCGGCCCACGCACCCGGTTCCGCGAGCTCACGCCCCCGGTCCCACCGGCTCACTCCTCCGGTCCCACCGGCTCACTCCTCCGGTCCCACCGGCTCACGCCCCCGGTCCCACGGGTTCACGCCCCCAGCCGGCTCAGTCCCCCGCCAGCACCTCGCCCAACCGCCGCCTCTGGCGGCCGTCCGGGCCGAAGTTCTCGGGCGCCAACCAGGCCTGGTAGCCCGCTCTCAGTCGCGGCCAGTCGCCGTCCAGCATGGCGAACCAGGCGGTGTCGCGGTTGAGGCCCTTCACCACCATGTGTTGGCGGAACACACTCTCGAACTGGAACCCGAACCGCAGGGCGGCGCGCCGGCTGGGCTGGTTGAGGGCGTCGCACTTCCACTCGAAGCGGCGGTAGCCCAGTTCGTCGAACACGTAGGAGGCGCTCAGGTAGAGCGCCTCGGTGGCCACGCGGGTCCGTGCGATGGCGGCGCCCCAGAAGATGCTGCTCAGCTCGATGACCCCATGCTCCGGCACGATCCGCATGAGGGCCTGGCGACCCTCGCAGCGGCCGCTGGCGCGGTCGATCACGGCATAGAAGAGCGGGTCTTCGAGCCCCTGTACGCGCCTGAACCAGGTCGTCAGCTCCGCAGGCCCCTGCGGCCCCTCGAACAGGTAGCGGAAGCGCTCTGCCGCGCCGGGGGCAGTGCAGGCCGCCAGTAACGAGTCGTAGTGGAGCTCGTGGCTGAGCGGCTCTAGGCGCACGTAACGCCCCTCGAGCGTGACACGCTGGGGACGAGGGCGCGGTAGGTCGAATGGCATTACATACTGTCGGTGGTGAGGTTCGATTAGTCAAGTTCGGCCCTGTGCGAGAAAAGACAATGGGCCCGGATGGCAAAGTGCATAGGATTATGAGGCGCACTACTTAGACCTAAGCAGAACTCAAGTCAAATGACCACCCGGGTTGTGGCGCACCCGTGGTATCGTTCAAGGCAGCAAGTGCGGGCTGACGGAGGTACGACCATGATAGGCAGCACCCTTAAACTGGCCCTGCTCGACAACATCGAACCGCGCACGGAGCCGGTTCTTTCGCTTTACATCGACGTTTACCGGGCCAACCCCGATAACGTCAGGAAGGCTTTCCTCCTGCGCGTGGCAGAGGCCATGCGCGGACTTGACCTCGACAAGGGCTACATCAACCAGCTGAGCGACAAGCTGAACCGTGAGTACTCGCGCGCCGAGGGTCGTACCCTCGTCATCTTCGCGGGCGAGGACCCCGACGAGACCTTCGACGCCTACTACCTGCAGACGGCGCTGCCGTTCCTTGGGGCGACCGACGGCGTTCTGGCGCACTGGGGCCGGCCGCTGATCGCCCCGCTGCTATTCGAACTCGATCAGCGGGAGCGTTACGGCGTCGTATACGTTGCCGCCGACCGCGTGCGGGTGTTCGAGGCGTTCCTGGGGCAGGCCGACGAGCTGGCCGACTTCGCGCGCACTGCCGACACCGAGGACTGGGTCTCCTACCGCCACGCGCGACGCAGCCCGGGTATAGGTGCGGGCGTGGCGGCACGCGGGGGCGCGGACGTCGACAGCTTCGACCGCCGCATGGCCGAGGCCACCGCGCGCCTGTACCGTGGCCTGCTTCCGGACCTAGAGAAGGTGATCAGGGATGGTCGCATCGGACGCCTCATCCTGGTCGGCCAACCACCCGCGATCGCAGCCTTCGAGGGCGCGATGCCGTCCGGCATGAAGGAGCTCGTTGCCGGGACGCTGCCGCCGCCCTCCAACCCCGACGCCGCGGCGCACGAGTGGCAGCCGCACGTTGCGGACCTCATAGCCAAGACGGAGGTGGAGCACGAGCTTGCCTTGCTCGACCGCATCCGCGAGTCGGGCGTGTGGGGGAAGCAGGAGACGCTGACGCTACTGCAGGAGCGCCGCCTTCACACGCTGATGGTCCCGTGGTCCGAGTTGCCCAATGTGTACCTCACCAAGAGCGGCCGGGTGGCGTCGAGCGCCGAGGAACTCAGGCTGCTGGAGCCCGGCGCCGACGTCTCCGAGGTGAACCTCCTCGAGGTCCTGCCTAAACTGGTGCGCGACACCGGAACCGTCCTCGAGTTCGCCGAGGGCCCCGCGGAGGAGCGCCTGAACGAGGAGTTCGGGGGCTTGGCCGGGATCAACCGCTGGTGAGGCGAAGGCCCGGGGTGGCGCGCCTCACGCGAAGATGTGCCTCGGCAGCACCGCCGACACGACCCAGTTGGGCATGTCTACCACCTCGCTGATGCGTAATCTCACGGCCACGCTGCAGAGCGCGTAGGCGAGGTTCGGCTCCAGGCCGTACTCCCTGCCCAGGTGGTCGATCATGGCGCGGATCGCGTCCTTGGTGGCGTCCAGCAGGTCGGGCGCCACGCCCGTCGTGGCGTAGAAGCCCTTGGGCATCGGCTCGCCGGCCGCGCCGGCAGCCACCTCGTAGCGGGGGTTGGTAAAGCCCGCGCCCTTCTTCAGGTTCACGCGCACGCGCACGGTCATGGCCGTTTCCACCGCAGTGCCGCATACCTCGCCGTCGCCCTGCGCCGCGTGCGTGTCGCCGATCGATAGCAAGGCGCCGGGAACGGCGACGGGCAGCCACAGCTTGGTGCCCCGCGTGAGGTCGCGCACGTCGAGGTTGCCGCCCTGCGCGCGTGGGGGCACCACCGAGTGGTGGCCGGCCTCGGCCAGCGCCAGGCCGATGGTGCCGGGGAACGGCCGGGTGGGGAGTTCGATGCCGGGTTGGAACACCACCCTCTTGGCGTCGTAGCGCGAGATGTTGATGAAGGGCTCGCTGAACTCGTCGGCCAGCAGCCCGAAGCCGGGGATGATGCCGGTCCAGCCCCAGCCGCTCTCGTCGAAGTCCACGATCTCGATCTCCACCGCGTCGCCCGGAACGGCGCCCGCGACGTAGATGGGGCCCGTGACCGGGTTGACCCTCTCGAAATCGAGCACGCCGACGTCGGCTGCCGTGGAGCGCTCGTTCAACTGGTCGCCCGAGGAGTCGATGGTCCGGAGCTCGAGTTCGGCGCCCGGCTCGACGGTGAGGGCGGGCTCCAGCGAGTTGTCCCAGCCGAAGTGGTGGTGGTGATGGTGGATGGTCTTGAAGCTGCTCACTTGACTACCTCACTCTGTTCGAGAACTACGCGGCTAGTTGCCGGCGTCGGTATGCGAGACCCCTCGTCAGGTCTCGCAGTCTGCTGCCGGTGAACGGCAGCGCGGCCAGGTTTTCAGGCGTGAGGGGCTTATGGGTTCGGGCTAGCAACTGGTCGATAACCCTCTCGGACAGGGCCGGCGGCAATCCGCTGTGAGCGGCGAAGCTGCGAAGCTTGTGGCGCGAGAACCGTTCTTTGCTACCGCCGAGCTCCAGCGCCAAGGTGTTGTCACCATACGGCAGGGTCGGATGAGGGGCTCGCCGCGCCGCGCGGCAGGTAAGTTGATCATCCGCCCAGACACCTTGTCCTGAACGCCGGGCAGGCCAATGCGATCGAAAGGATGGGCGCTCTCGAGCGCCGCCGTGAAGCTGAAAGCGGTCAGGTCGGACGGTATCTCGAGGAGCGGTCGGGCGGCAACCGGCGGCCGGCCGGCCTCGAAGACCTGCACGTCGCCGGCGGTGTCGGAACCCACCGCCAGCAGGAGGGTGAACTCATCGTCGGCGGACGCCTTGAGCGCCCTACGTAGCGCGCGCAGCGCGGCGCTCAGTTCGGCGTCTTGTACGTCGAGCCGATCGGCCATCGGTGGCCCCTTCGGACGCGCCGGCATGAGCCGTTCGCGCGCGCTCGCGCCGCACCCAGTAGCCCTTCGGGCACGCAGGCGTGAGCACATACTAGACGGTGCGCCCGGTTACATCTGCGTGTGCGCGCAGGACCCACCTATGCCGGAACCACTCCAGGACCCAGGGAGGGTGGAAACTGCACGGGCGCACATAATCCAGTGCCGCCTGCCCACCCGGAAGCCCCGGTTCAGGCGGAATCTGCATGCTCACGTAGACGCGGCGCGCGAGGCTTTGCCCTCGCGCGCCGTATCGTTGGAGGGCATCCCTCACCGTGCTCGGACTTACTCGGCCCTACGAACCATCTCGTAGTGCACGGGGATGTGCATGGGGTCCACGAAGATCTCCTTCGGGCCCGTGACGTTGGTCGAGTGCATGCTCACCTGCAGCTCGTGGAAGACAGGGATCCACGGCGCGTCGGCCATGATGTCGACGAAGATGGAGCGCCAGGCCTCCACGCGTTCTGCGTGCTGGTCGGTGCGGGCGAGGGTGTCGGCGTACGCGGCCCGCGCCTC encodes:
- a CDS encoding efflux RND transporter permease subunit encodes the protein MSSTLSKIVAALVLVAWLVVAGLGGPYFGRLSEVTTQSATSFLPATAESTRVTELQQAFAQDSNPPAILVYHSPDGLSPETQAKLRDQLAAIAKLEGVQQTSPLIPSADRNAAGEPYALQAFVLLGGDPGDAVERIRALNREQVGNVEAYVTGPAGQLADIRDAFSGIDGILLLVAVLAVLLILIVVYRSPVLPFVVLFSAIAALAGAIVAVFYMAQAGVIKLDAQAQGILFILVIGAATDYSLLLTARYREALLENESSLKALRVAWLGSVEPVLASGGTVIAGLLCLLFSDLNSNKAVGPVAASGIVFALLSALTLLPALLALLGRRAFFPSAPRYHAAPSHGVGFWDGIGRAVANRPRVLWGATLAVLVVLALFVPQFRASGISQNDFILGASEARSGENVRAEYFVAGSGTPVIVMTSPEESDAVMAAVAEVPGVESVTPRAAGSGAPTRPGESAKPAVVTVDGRSWVELQATLSYSEDSEEALDTVRTLRTAVRAEDPGALVGGGSAANLDTRDTARSDLFKIIPIVLLVITVVLVLLLRSILAPVLLVASTVISYLATLGVSALVFNHIFHFPGADPSVPLFGFVFLVALGIDYNIFLSSRIREEALAHGSREGVLRGLRLTGNVITSAGVVLAATFAALAVLPIIFMAQIAFIVSFGVLLDTFVVRSLLVPGLLYDLGGAVWWPWRLRSDAGEREARVKAAEGEAH
- a CDS encoding GNAT family protein, translated to MPFDLPRPRPQRVTLEGRYVRLEPLSHELHYDSLLAACTAPGAAERFRYLFEGPQGPAELTTWFRRVQGLEDPLFYAVIDRASGRCEGRQALMRIVPEHGVIELSSIFWGAAIARTRVATEALYLSASYVFDELGYRRFEWKCDALNQPSRRAALRFGFQFESVFRQHMVVKGLNRDTAWFAMLDGDWPRLRAGYQAWLAPENFGPDGRQRRRLGEVLAGD
- a CDS encoding VLRF1 family aeRF1-type release factor, with amino-acid sequence MIGSTLKLALLDNIEPRTEPVLSLYIDVYRANPDNVRKAFLLRVAEAMRGLDLDKGYINQLSDKLNREYSRAEGRTLVIFAGEDPDETFDAYYLQTALPFLGATDGVLAHWGRPLIAPLLFELDQRERYGVVYVAADRVRVFEAFLGQADELADFARTADTEDWVSYRHARRSPGIGAGVAARGGADVDSFDRRMAEATARLYRGLLPDLEKVIRDGRIGRLILVGQPPAIAAFEGAMPSGMKELVAGTLPPPSNPDAAAHEWQPHVADLIAKTEVEHELALLDRIRESGVWGKQETLTLLQERRLHTLMVPWSELPNVYLTKSGRVASSAEELRLLEPGADVSEVNLLEVLPKLVRDTGTVLEFAEGPAEERLNEEFGGLAGINRW
- a CDS encoding acetamidase/formamidase family protein translates to MSSFKTIHHHHHHFGWDNSLEPALTVEPGAELELRTIDSSGDQLNERSTAADVGVLDFERVNPVTGPIYVAGAVPGDAVEIEIVDFDESGWGWTGIIPGFGLLADEFSEPFINISRYDAKRVVFQPGIELPTRPFPGTIGLALAEAGHHSVVPPRAQGGNLDVRDLTRGTKLWLPVAVPGALLSIGDTHAAQGDGEVCGTAVETAMTVRVRVNLKKGAGFTNPRYEVAAGAAGEPMPKGFYATTGVAPDLLDATKDAIRAMIDHLGREYGLEPNLAYALCSVAVRLRISEVVDMPNWVVSAVLPRHIFA